From Scomber scombrus chromosome 13, fScoSco1.1, whole genome shotgun sequence, a single genomic window includes:
- the LOC133993410 gene encoding sterol 26-hydroxylase, mitochondrial → MLSKSLVNIGLRVNYQQNKRIQRVTAGWSSIKYAKIHRRDASSTTTTTTTTSTSTMTHNTKLKTMDDLGGPSFMTTLYWLFVKGYFKTTQQLQIEHSKIYGPLWKSTYGPLVVVNVASAELIEQVLRQEGRLPVRTDMPHWRGYRELRNQAHGPLTEMGPKWQRIRSILNPRMLKPKHVSSYTNTINEVVTDFIDKVDWLRQTTGGGVMVNDLTAELYKFAFEGICSVLFETRMGCMNEEVPEETQKFIFSVGEMFRLSPIIVLFPKSLWPKLPFWKQFVAVWDHLFKVAEELVQKKIEEIQEKVDLDQNVEGAYLTHLLLSEKMTVTEILGSITELLLAGVDTTSNTISWSLYHLAKETEIQEQLYQEVISVCPGDKVPTSDDIARMPYLKAIIRETLRLYPVVPGNARLTVENEIVVGDHLFPKRTLFHLCHYAVSYDENVFPQPHTFLPQRWLRGAEEEKFRQHPFGSVPFGFGIRACLGRRVAELEMYLLLSRVIKQYEVRRDPAGTTVEPITRTLLCPAKPINLQFLDRRVQQREEPRAAAAGVSL, encoded by the exons ATGCTCAGTAAATCTCTTGTAAACATCGGACTGCGAGTGAACTATCAACAGAACAAAAGGATCCAGAGAGTGACGGCGGGATGGAGTTCAATCAAATATGCAAAAATCCACCGTCGAGACGCATCCtcgaccaccaccaccaccaccaccacctccacctccaccatgACACACAACACCAAACTCAAAACTATGGATGACCTGGGAGGACCAAGTTTTATGACTACCTTATACTGGCTTTTTGTAAAGGGTTATTTCAAAACGACGCAACAATTGCAA ATAGAGCACAGCAAGATCTACGGCCCCCTGTGGAAGTCCACATACGGCCCCCTGGTAGTGGTCAACGTGGCCAGCGCCGAGCTGATAGAGCAGGTGTTGAGGCAGGAGGGGAGGCTACCGGTCCGGACAGACATGCCGCACTGGAGGGGATACAGAGAGCTCAGGAACCAGGCCCACGGACCCCTGACAGA GATGGGTCCAAAGTGGCAGCGCATCCGCAGCATCCTGAACCCTCGGATGCTGAAGCCCAAACACGTCTCCTCCTACACCAACACCATCAACGAGGTGGTGACAGACTTCATCGACAAAGTGGACTGGCTGAGGCAAACCACCGGCGGAGGAGTCATGGTCAACGACCTGACGGCAGAACTCTACAAATTTGCTTTTGAAG GAATCTGTTCAGTGTTGTTTGAGACCCGTATGGGCTGCATGAACGAGGAGGTGCCTGAAGAGACCCAGAAGTTCATCTTCTCTGTGGGGGAAATGTTCAGGCTCTCCCCCATCATCGTCCTCTTCCCCAAGTCCCTCTGGCCCAAACTGCCTTTCTGGAAGCAGTTTGTGGCGGTCTGGGATCATCTCTTCAAAGTCG CTGAGGAGCTGGTGCAGAAAAAAATAGAGGAGATCCAGGAGAAGGTGGACCTGGACCAAAACGTGGAGGGAGCGTACCTCACACACCTGCTGCTCAGTGAAAAGATGACCGTCACCGAGATCCTGGGCAGCATCACTGAGCTCCTGCTGGCAGGTGTGGACACA ACCTCCAACACTATCTCTTGGTCTCTGTACCATTTGGCAAAGGAGACAGAGATCCAAGAACAGTTATACCAGGAAGTGATAAGCGTTTGCCCCGGAGACAAAGTGCCAACTAGTGATGACATCGCTCGGATGCCATACCTGAAGGCCATCATCAGGGAGACGCTACG GCTGTATCCAGTGGTGCCAGGAAACGCCCGTCTCACTGTTGAAAATGAGATTGTGGTTGGAGATCATCTCTTCCCCAAAAGG ACGCTCTTCCACCTGTGCCACTACGCCGTCTCCTATGATGAGAATGTTTTCCCCCAGCCTCACACCTTCCTGCCGCAGCGATGGCTCCGaggggcagaggaggagaagttcAGGCAGCACCCATTTGGTTCGGTGCCATTCGGTTTTGGTATCCGGGCGTGCCTGGGCCGACGGGTTGCTGAGCTGGAGATGTATCTCCTTCTGTCGAGG gtGATAAAGCAATACGAGGTGAGGCGGGACCCTGCTGGAACCACGGTCGAGCCGATCACCAGAACCCTGCTTTGCCCTGCTAAACCCATCAACCTGCAGTTCCTGGACAGAAGAGTCCAGCAGCGGGAGGAGCCGAGAGCAGCGGCAGCGGGGGTTTCTCTCTGA
- the eaf2 gene encoding ELL-associated factor 2, with translation MNGTAYTNFDNQEHVLKLGETFEKHPRSGYHTVRYDFKPASIDTTCEGELEVGKGEQVTITLPNLEGSSAPVTVFKGSKRPYMKECILIVNHDTGEYRLEKLNSNIAVKKTRAEGSSKVQSRLEQQTSRLGQQMKTSSSSSSSSNKTSASSKSSPPKEKHPASPMDDIERELMAEARVMDQMSSDSSSDSNSSSSSSSEDSSSSDSEDERTSAPPPAPTHHSMPILNTSSTNSRPHESGGGLMNTLKNDLQLSESGSESD, from the exons ATGAATGGTACGGCTTATACCAACTTTGACAACCAAGAACATGTCCTGAAACTGGGAGAGACGTTTGAGAAACACCCTAGAAGCGGCTACCACACAGTGCGAT ATGACTTCAAACCAGCCTCCATTGATACAACGTGTGAAGGGGAGCTTGAAGTGGGCAAAGGAGAGCAAGTCACTATTACTTTACCCAATTTAGAG GGTTCAAGTGCTCCAGTAACAGTTTTCAAGGGATCTAAGAGACCGTACATGAAAGAGTGCATCCTCATCGTGAACCATGACACAGGAGAATACAGACTCGAGAAACTCAACAGCAACATAGCTGTCAAGAAGACCAG GGCTGAGGGGAGCAGCAAGGTCCAATCTCGCCTGGAGCAGCAGACCAGTCGCCTGGGCCAGCAGATGAAgactagcagcagcagcagcagcagcagtaacaaaaCCTCAGCTAGCTCCAAAAGTTCTCCTCCTAAAGAAAAGCATCCAGCGTCACCTATGGATGACATCGAGAGAG AGTTGATGGCAGAGGCGAGGGTCATGGACCAAATGAGCAGCGACAGCTCCTCAGACTCCAACAGCTCCTCGTCCTCCAGCAGCGAGGACAGTTCCAGCAGCGACTCTGAAGACGAACGGACTTCCGCGCCGCCTCCGGCCCCGACACACCACAGCATGCCTATCCTCAACACCAGCAGCACCAACAGTCGCCCCCACGAGAGCGGAGGAGGACTTATGAACACACTCA AAAATGACCTCCAGCTGAGTGAATCAGGCAGTGAAAGTGACTAA